Below is a window of Isachenkonia alkalipeptolytica DNA.
TTTCATAATTCCTGTAATTGCAATTCTGTTAGGGTTTTTAGCAGGTTCTGTGATTATGATTATCAGTGGGCTAAACCCTTTAGATCTTTTCACCTCTTTTATTAGAGCCGTTACAGGAATAAACCTTCCGAATTTGTTTACGGATCAGACCGCTTTCAATGCCCGTTATTTCGGAGAGTTTTTTGTTTATTCTATTCCGTTAATTTTAACAGGTCTTTCTGTATCCTTTGCCTTTAGAACAGGCCTGTTTAATATCGGTGCCGAAGGGCAGGTTATGATCGGAGCCCTAACCGCAAGCTATGCAGGTCTATTAATGGACTTGCCGGCGGTAATTTTTCCTGTTGTTGTTATTCTTGCCGGAGCCTTAGGAGGGGCTGCATGGGGGTTCATTCCCGGGATATTAAAAGCAAAGTTTCGAGTCCATGAAGTGGTTGTTACCATTATGCTTAACTACGCAGCGTTATATGTTTCAAACTACTATATTCGGGCGCTTCCTGAAAGTACCACTACTCGAACTGCAGATTTGCCTGCAAAAGCCACATTACAAAGTGATTTTCTTTCTTCTATAACAAACAACTCCAGGCTCCATTGGGGCTTTTTAGTGGTAATATTTTGTGCGTTGCTCTTTTACTTTATCATCAACAAAACCACTTTCGGTTATGAGTTGAAATCCGTAGGATTTAATCCTTTAGCATCGGAATATGCGGGTAT
It encodes the following:
- a CDS encoding ABC transporter permease; amino-acid sequence: MNKLRGFLSNEKYHGFIIPVIAILLGFLAGSVIMIISGLNPLDLFTSFIRAVTGINLPNLFTDQTAFNARYFGEFFVYSIPLILTGLSVSFAFRTGLFNIGAEGQVMIGALTASYAGLLMDLPAVIFPVVVILAGALGGAAWGFIPGILKAKFRVHEVVVTIMLNYAALYVSNYYIRALPESTTTRTADLPAKATLQSDFLSSITNNSRLHWGFLVVIFCALLFYFIINKTTFGYELKSVGFNPLASEYAGMKVQRNAALSMTIAGALSGIAGAILVVGTFGYGRVLGHFENYGFDGIAVALVGGSTALGSVLAGLLFGGLKASQTIMQISRIPRDIAIIIIAIIIVFVAMKHPIKQGLKKLKVEEGEE